Proteins from a genomic interval of Desulfovibrio piger:
- a CDS encoding proline--tRNA ligase, producing the protein MRFSSTYIPTLKESPSEAEVVSHKLLLRAGMVRKLTSGVYIYLPLGLKALENVQRVVREEMDAAGFSELLMPMVIPGDLWKETGRWEYYGKELLRFKDRNDRDYCLGPTHEEVITDLVRGEVRSYRQLPVRLYQIQTKFRDEIRPRFGLMRGREFVMKDAYSFDSSDAGADESYKLMYDAYCRIFKRLGLRFRAVEADTGSIGGNFSHEFMVLADTGEDTIAACTECSYAANVERAEVVWNGTPCTETCAPYEKVATPAAHTVEEVSAMLKVAPSQVVKTMLFVVDGKTVAVLVRGDREVNDIKLKNLLNATTVELAPAAVVEKVTAAPLGFAGPVGLDVPIYADLELQGATDYVVGANAADAHLVHVDLRRDVKVTAYADLRCITLSDPCPRCGGAIELPKGIEVGHIFKLGTKYSDAMHAVYLDENGKENVMIMGCYGIGISRVVASAIEQNHDEHGIIFPPTVAPVECILLNLDPGKEEVRAKAEEIYAMLCKAGVTVLLDDREERPGVKFKDADLIGAPMQLVLGGKGLSRGVLECKDRRTGEKGELPVDALETALPQWMEGVRKAWAERRA; encoded by the coding sequence ATGCGTTTCAGCTCCACCTACATCCCCACGCTCAAGGAATCCCCTTCCGAAGCGGAAGTGGTCAGCCACAAGCTGCTGCTGCGCGCCGGCATGGTCCGCAAGCTCACCTCCGGCGTGTACATCTACCTGCCTCTGGGCCTGAAGGCCCTGGAAAACGTGCAGCGCGTGGTGCGCGAGGAAATGGACGCCGCCGGTTTCTCCGAGCTGCTCATGCCCATGGTCATCCCCGGCGACCTCTGGAAAGAGACCGGCCGCTGGGAGTACTACGGCAAGGAGCTGCTGCGCTTCAAGGACCGCAACGACCGCGATTACTGCCTTGGCCCCACGCATGAGGAAGTCATCACCGACCTGGTGCGCGGCGAAGTGCGCTCCTACCGCCAGCTGCCCGTGCGTCTGTACCAGATCCAGACCAAGTTCCGCGACGAGATCCGTCCCCGCTTCGGCCTGATGCGCGGCCGTGAATTCGTCATGAAGGACGCCTATTCCTTCGATTCCAGCGATGCCGGTGCCGACGAAAGCTACAAGCTGATGTACGACGCCTACTGCCGCATCTTCAAGCGTCTGGGCCTGCGCTTCCGCGCCGTGGAAGCCGACACCGGCTCCATCGGCGGCAATTTCTCGCACGAGTTCATGGTGCTGGCCGATACCGGCGAAGACACCATCGCCGCCTGCACCGAATGCAGCTACGCCGCCAACGTGGAACGCGCCGAAGTGGTCTGGAACGGCACCCCCTGCACCGAGACCTGCGCCCCCTACGAAAAGGTCGCCACGCCTGCGGCCCACACCGTGGAAGAAGTGAGCGCCATGCTCAAGGTGGCTCCTTCGCAGGTGGTCAAGACCATGCTCTTCGTGGTGGACGGCAAGACCGTGGCCGTGCTGGTGCGCGGCGACCGCGAAGTCAACGACATCAAGCTCAAGAACCTGCTCAACGCCACCACCGTGGAACTGGCTCCGGCCGCCGTGGTGGAAAAGGTCACGGCCGCGCCTCTGGGCTTTGCCGGTCCCGTGGGCCTGGATGTGCCCATCTACGCCGACCTCGAGCTGCAGGGTGCCACCGATTACGTGGTGGGCGCCAACGCCGCTGACGCGCATCTGGTGCATGTGGACCTGCGCCGCGACGTGAAGGTCACGGCCTACGCCGACCTGCGCTGCATCACCCTGAGCGACCCCTGCCCGCGCTGCGGCGGCGCCATCGAGCTGCCCAAGGGCATCGAAGTGGGCCACATCTTCAAGCTGGGCACCAAGTACAGCGACGCCATGCATGCCGTGTATCTGGACGAGAACGGCAAGGAAAACGTCATGATCATGGGCTGCTACGGCATCGGCATCTCCCGCGTGGTGGCCTCCGCCATCGAACAGAACCACGACGAGCACGGCATCATCTTCCCGCCCACCGTGGCTCCTGTGGAATGCATCCTGCTCAACCTCGACCCCGGCAAGGAAGAAGTCCGCGCCAAGGCCGAAGAGATCTACGCCATGCTGTGCAAGGCCGGTGTGACCGTGCTGCTGGACGACCGCGAAGAGCGCCCCGGCGTCAAGTTCAAGGATGCCGACCTCATCGGTGCGCCCATGCAGCTGGTGCTGGGCGGCAAGGGCCTGTCCCGCGGCGTGCTGGAATGCAAGGACCGTCGTACGGGCGAAAAGGGCGAACTGCCCGTGGATGCCCTGGAAACCGCGCTGCCCCAGTGGATGGAAGGCGTGCGCAAGGCCTGGGCCGAGCGCCGCGCCTAG
- the xseA gene encoding exodeoxyribonuclease VII large subunit, translated as MPAACEQERILSVTELTDRMRRTLEGTFPFVWVRGEIGELSFPGSGHIYFTLKDAGAQLQCVWFRDRQMRGRNFDPLTGEIFAEPRPDPVRLLRQGSELFCAGQISVYGPRGRYQLIVELVQAGGQGLLAQAFEERKQALAARGFFAAERKRPLPASPSRVALVTSPAGAAIHDFMELASVRGLGAEVRLFPVRVQGEGAAGQICRALDEINRQGWAQVAVIIRGGGSLEDLWCFNEEDVATAIFSSKIPVLAGIGHEVDVTLADMTADVRAATPSHAAQLLWPLRREYWQRLDELSLALERARQGWLQRQEDRLQRCERGLRLCSPARRLEGAGQQWQQWRQRLLQAGERLVRDRERSLQHSQERLRALTGPGRLAHLQQRLALLEQKLGNAVHLMVRGREQAVRDCTRELARLGQERVSHRGHGLECLELRLAACNPLAPLGRGYAVVRTDEGRVLSSTGQSSTGQDVRILLQDGELEARITAVHPHDGQGGEHA; from the coding sequence ATGCCCGCTGCGTGTGAACAAGAGCGCATCCTGTCCGTCACTGAACTGACGGACAGGATGCGTCGTACTCTGGAGGGGACCTTCCCCTTCGTCTGGGTCCGGGGCGAGATAGGCGAACTGTCTTTCCCCGGATCCGGGCATATCTATTTTACCCTCAAGGATGCCGGTGCCCAGCTGCAATGCGTCTGGTTCCGGGACCGCCAGATGCGCGGCCGGAACTTCGACCCCCTGACCGGCGAGATCTTCGCCGAGCCCCGGCCGGATCCCGTACGTCTGCTGCGGCAGGGCTCCGAATTGTTCTGTGCCGGGCAGATCAGTGTCTACGGGCCGCGCGGCCGATACCAGCTGATCGTGGAACTGGTGCAGGCCGGGGGGCAGGGCCTGCTGGCCCAGGCCTTCGAGGAGCGCAAACAGGCGCTGGCTGCCCGCGGTTTTTTTGCCGCGGAGCGCAAACGTCCTCTGCCTGCCAGTCCCAGCCGCGTGGCGCTGGTGACGTCACCTGCCGGGGCTGCCATCCATGACTTCATGGAACTGGCCTCCGTGCGAGGCCTGGGGGCCGAAGTGCGCCTGTTCCCGGTGAGGGTGCAGGGGGAGGGCGCTGCCGGGCAGATCTGCCGGGCCCTGGACGAGATCAACCGCCAGGGCTGGGCACAGGTCGCGGTGATCATCCGGGGCGGCGGTTCGCTGGAAGACCTTTGGTGCTTCAACGAGGAAGACGTGGCGACCGCCATTTTTTCCTCAAAAATCCCGGTGCTGGCCGGTATCGGCCATGAAGTGGACGTGACCCTGGCCGACATGACGGCCGACGTTCGTGCGGCTACCCCTTCCCACGCGGCCCAGCTGCTCTGGCCCTTGCGGCGCGAATACTGGCAGCGCCTGGACGAGCTTTCTCTGGCGCTGGAGCGCGCACGCCAGGGGTGGCTGCAACGGCAGGAAGACCGGCTCCAGCGTTGCGAGCGCGGCCTGCGCCTGTGTTCGCCCGCCCGTCGTCTTGAGGGGGCGGGGCAGCAATGGCAGCAGTGGCGGCAGCGTTTGCTCCAGGCCGGGGAACGCCTGGTGCGGGATCGTGAGCGCAGCCTGCAGCACAGCCAGGAGCGTTTGCGGGCCCTCACGGGGCCGGGACGGCTGGCACATCTGCAGCAGCGTCTTGCCCTGCTGGAACAAAAGCTTGGCAATGCCGTGCATCTGATGGTGCGCGGTCGTGAGCAGGCCGTGCGGGATTGCACGCGTGAGCTGGCGCGTCTGGGGCAGGAGCGTGTCTCGCATCGCGGGCACGGGCTGGAATGTCTGGAACTGCGTCTGGCGGCCTGCAATCCGCTGGCTCCGCTGGGGCGCGGCTATGCCGTGGTACGCACGGACGAAGGGCGCGTGCTGTCTTCGACCGGGCAGAGCAGCACCGGGCAGGACGTGCGCATCCTGTTACAGGACGGGGAGCTGGAAGCCAGGATCACCGCGGTGCATCCTCATGACGGACAGGGAGGGGAGCATGCCTGA
- a CDS encoding (R)-mandelonitrile lyase: MRRFVSLLALCGGLLAAVCTTAPSSVSAREPGQEIIRCGQQTPIKGSPRFFTGTVRIDPLYAANNAMRSSGGSVTFEPGARSHWHIHPVGQVLIVTAGVGLTQEWGKPIQEIKAGDVVICPAKVKHWHGAAPGSAMTHISICEETEPGKVVEWLEPVTDSQYAGR, encoded by the coding sequence ATGCGACGTTTCGTTTCCCTGCTCGCCCTTTGCGGCGGCCTGCTTGCCGCTGTCTGCACCACCGCCCCCTCCAGCGTCTCCGCCCGGGAGCCCGGCCAGGAGATCATCCGCTGCGGGCAGCAGACGCCCATCAAGGGCTCCCCCCGTTTTTTTACCGGGACCGTGCGCATCGATCCCCTGTACGCCGCCAACAACGCCATGCGCTCCAGCGGCGGCAGCGTCACTTTTGAACCCGGCGCCCGCTCCCACTGGCATATCCATCCTGTGGGACAGGTGCTCATCGTCACCGCCGGGGTCGGCCTGACCCAGGAATGGGGCAAGCCCATCCAGGAAATCAAGGCCGGGGACGTGGTCATCTGCCCCGCCAAGGTCAAGCACTGGCACGGCGCCGCTCCCGGCAGTGCCATGACGCATATCTCCATCTGTGAAGAAACAGAGCCCGGCAAGGTCGTGGAATGGCTGGAACCTGTTACCGACAGCCAGTACGCCGGCCGCTGA
- a CDS encoding flavodoxin: MLVVFYSHTGNTRTIARHIQALTGCDLLDLEPVTPYPRDYDTVVSQAKKEKQQGFLPPLKNPLDMVSRYDVILVGSPSWWGTFAGPVRTFLSTAALDGKTLIPFITHEGSGLGSAPADLRRLCPSAKPGEGLAIRGSRVDGARQQVESWLRKAGLLPA, translated from the coding sequence ATGCTCGTCGTCTTTTATTCCCATACGGGCAATACGCGCACCATCGCCCGGCACATCCAGGCCCTGACCGGCTGTGACCTGCTGGATCTGGAACCCGTCACGCCCTATCCCCGCGACTATGATACGGTCGTCAGCCAGGCAAAAAAGGAAAAACAGCAGGGCTTCCTGCCGCCGCTGAAAAATCCGCTGGATATGGTCAGCCGCTATGACGTCATCCTCGTGGGATCGCCCAGCTGGTGGGGCACCTTTGCCGGACCGGTGCGCACCTTCCTGTCCACGGCTGCCCTGGACGGGAAAACGCTCATCCCCTTCATCACGCACGAAGGCTCCGGCCTCGGCAGCGCGCCTGCCGACTTGCGCCGCCTCTGCCCTTCCGCGAAGCCAGGCGAGGGGCTGGCCATACGCGGCAGCCGGGTGGACGGTGCCCGCCAGCAGGTGGAATCCTGGCTGCGGAAGGCAGGCCTGCTGCCTGCCTAA
- a CDS encoding DUF362 domain-containing protein, with amino-acid sequence MSVNRRQFIKAGSLALGSLAVHGLPLQARPAEDKATVYFTPEITTESLLRIYERVCAPLQGRIAIKLHTGEPHGPNILPRDMVRALQARIPKSSIVECNVLYPSPRQTTEGHRETLRTNGWTFCPVDIMDADGEVSLPIPGGRHLKEVAVGKNLLNYDSMLVLTHFKGHVMGGFGGSLKNIAIGCASGKTGKAQLHSDGTNLWAGGPLFMERMVEGGKAITTHFKGHMAYINVLRRMSVDCDCAGTSAAEPTAPDIGILASTDLLAVDQASVDMVYALPEQQRRDLVERIESCSGLRQLEYMETLGMGHARYDLVSLS; translated from the coding sequence ATGTCCGTGAACCGGAGACAGTTCATCAAGGCGGGCAGCCTTGCCCTGGGCTCCCTGGCTGTCCACGGCCTGCCGCTGCAAGCCCGACCCGCAGAGGATAAGGCCACCGTGTACTTCACGCCCGAGATCACCACGGAGAGCCTGCTGCGCATCTACGAAAGGGTCTGTGCCCCGTTGCAGGGGCGCATCGCCATCAAGCTCCATACCGGTGAGCCCCACGGCCCCAACATCCTGCCGCGCGACATGGTGCGGGCCCTGCAAGCCCGCATCCCGAAGAGCAGCATCGTGGAGTGCAACGTCCTCTACCCCAGCCCCCGCCAGACCACGGAAGGCCACCGCGAGACCCTGCGGACCAACGGCTGGACTTTCTGCCCTGTGGACATCATGGATGCCGACGGCGAAGTCTCCCTGCCCATCCCCGGCGGGCGGCACCTTAAGGAAGTGGCCGTGGGCAAGAACCTGCTCAACTATGATTCCATGCTGGTGCTGACCCACTTCAAGGGCCACGTGATGGGCGGTTTTGGCGGTTCGCTCAAGAATATCGCCATCGGCTGCGCCTCCGGCAAGACAGGCAAGGCGCAGCTGCACAGCGACGGTACCAACCTGTGGGCGGGAGGGCCGCTGTTCATGGAGCGCATGGTGGAGGGCGGCAAGGCCATCACCACCCATTTCAAGGGGCATATGGCGTACATCAATGTCCTGCGCCGTATGTCCGTGGACTGTGACTGCGCGGGGACCAGCGCCGCCGAACCGACCGCCCCGGATATCGGCATCCTGGCATCCACCGACCTGCTGGCCGTGGACCAGGCTTCGGTGGACATGGTCTACGCCCTGCCCGAACAGCAGCGCCGCGATCTTGTGGAACGCATCGAAAGCTGCAGCGGCCTGCGCCAGCTGGAATATATGGAGACCCTGGGCATGGGCCATGCCCGCTACGATCTTGTTTCCCTGTCCTGA
- a CDS encoding M23 family metallopeptidase encodes MPEQSSFFQRPVSGILGAAVLFLLWSFPAMTAMHLDVPARAARGDAIRVQVSGDGPARPVTVFWLEREHVMAAQPSGSGWQAEFLLPVPLDSSAKSLDLKTRTQDGQQAEARVALFDKKRPVQALRVDKKYVDPPAEVRERIRRDREKAGKALDNYSPERLWTAPFARPVPGSVSSKFGLKRVFNDQPRGVHRGLDLRGAEGTPILACADGRVVLADDLYFSGNAVYIDHGQGVFTSYLHMSRILVRPGDVVRRGQVIGKVGSTGRVTGPHLHLSLIVLGQAVDPEPLLEARPAARR; translated from the coding sequence ATGCCTGAACAGTCTTCTTTTTTCCAACGGCCGGTAAGCGGCATCCTGGGGGCAGCGGTCCTGTTCCTGCTGTGGTCTTTCCCGGCCATGACGGCCATGCATCTGGACGTTCCCGCACGGGCGGCCCGCGGCGACGCCATCCGCGTACAGGTCTCCGGTGACGGACCTGCACGTCCCGTGACCGTCTTTTGGCTGGAGCGTGAGCATGTCATGGCGGCACAGCCGTCAGGGAGCGGCTGGCAGGCGGAGTTCCTGCTGCCTGTCCCGCTGGACAGCAGCGCCAAAAGCCTTGACCTGAAAACGCGGACGCAGGACGGACAGCAGGCGGAGGCCCGCGTGGCCCTGTTCGACAAAAAGCGTCCGGTGCAGGCCCTGCGGGTGGACAAAAAATATGTGGATCCCCCGGCAGAGGTGCGGGAGCGCATCCGCAGGGACCGGGAGAAGGCCGGCAAGGCCCTGGACAACTACAGCCCGGAACGTTTGTGGACGGCCCCTTTTGCGCGGCCTGTGCCGGGGAGCGTTTCCAGCAAGTTCGGACTCAAGCGGGTCTTCAATGACCAGCCGCGCGGCGTGCATCGCGGGCTCGACCTGCGCGGTGCGGAAGGGACGCCCATCCTGGCCTGCGCCGACGGCCGGGTCGTGCTGGCCGACGATTTGTATTTTTCCGGCAATGCCGTATATATTGACCACGGGCAGGGAGTGTTCACTTCTTACCTGCACATGTCCCGTATCCTTGTCCGGCCGGGCGATGTGGTCCGGCGTGGCCAGGTCATCGGCAAAGTTGGGTCCACGGGACGGGTCACGGGGCCGCATCTGCATCTTTCCCTGATCGTCCTGGGACAGGCGGTGGACCCGGAACCTCTGCTGGAAGCGCGTCCCGCTGCCCGGAGATGA
- a CDS encoding carboxymuconolactone decarboxylase family protein, whose product MRRRSLLPLLVILMFLFPLLQAGNSPAKGLDGRQQSMVLVSAYTANGDLERLRPALGQALDAGLTINEIKEVLTHLYAYVGFPRSLNGLQVFMEVLEQRRARGITDVEGKAASPLPSTLDRDAYGARVRADLAGQKEIQPPSGVLAFAPVIDTFLKEHLFADIFARDVLDRKARELCTIAALASLPGLGGQLQFHMGGAMNCGLSPEELEGFLDLLAARVGRQEADAARTVARKVLASR is encoded by the coding sequence ATGCGACGCAGATCCCTTCTTCCCCTTCTGGTCATCCTGATGTTCCTGTTCCCGCTGCTCCAGGCGGGAAACAGTCCTGCCAAAGGACTGGACGGGCGGCAGCAGAGCATGGTGCTCGTGTCCGCCTACACCGCCAATGGTGATCTGGAACGCCTGCGCCCTGCCCTGGGCCAGGCACTGGACGCCGGGTTGACCATCAATGAAATCAAGGAAGTCCTGACCCATCTGTATGCCTACGTCGGCTTTCCCCGCAGTCTGAACGGGCTGCAGGTCTTCATGGAAGTCCTGGAGCAGCGCCGTGCCCGTGGCATCACGGATGTGGAAGGAAAAGCCGCCTCTCCCCTGCCCTCCACCCTAGACCGGGATGCGTACGGCGCCCGTGTCCGGGCCGACCTAGCCGGACAAAAGGAGATCCAGCCCCCGTCCGGCGTCCTGGCTTTTGCCCCGGTCATCGATACCTTTTTGAAGGAACATCTTTTTGCGGACATCTTCGCCCGTGACGTGCTCGACCGCAAAGCGCGCGAACTGTGCACCATCGCCGCTCTGGCCAGCCTGCCCGGGCTGGGAGGCCAGCTGCAATTCCATATGGGAGGGGCCATGAACTGCGGCCTGAGCCCGGAAGAGCTGGAGGGCTTCCTTGACCTGCTGGCTGCCCGTGTCGGCAGGCAGGAGGCGGATGCGGCCCGCACCGTGGCCCGAAAGGTGCTCGCCTCGCGCTGA
- the xseB gene encoding exodeoxyribonuclease VII small subunit, translated as MKARTSKKNLTFEERMARLQEIVEALENGQPSLEEGMALYQEGMECSLQCRRQLEQARQQLTVWQEGQGRAFRPEENMEDPLQQSVEQR; from the coding sequence ATGAAAGCCAGAACGAGCAAGAAGAACCTGACCTTTGAGGAGCGCATGGCGCGCCTGCAGGAGATCGTGGAAGCCCTGGAGAACGGGCAGCCGTCGCTGGAAGAGGGGATGGCCCTGTATCAGGAAGGCATGGAATGTTCCCTGCAATGCCGGCGCCAGCTGGAGCAGGCCCGGCAGCAGCTGACGGTCTGGCAGGAAGGACAGGGCCGGGCGTTCCGGCCGGAAGAAAATATGGAAGATCCCCTGCAACAGAGTGTGGAGCAACGATGA
- the ychF gene encoding redox-regulated ATPase YchF, with product MSLSIGIVGLPNVGKSTLFNALTKAQNAQAANYPFCTIEPNKATVAVPDERVDALSAKVSPKKTIHASVDFIDIAGLVRGASKGEGLGNQFLGNIRECAAIVEVVRCFEDENITHVDGSVDPLRDIDTIETELLLADLQSVERRLEKLQKMAKGSKDAKAAAEIMQGLLEHLNAGNGARSFELPDNETFLQSWRELGLLTAKPVIYCANVDEAAVADGNDFVARVQQLAEERHSGFACICAKLEEELQGLSAEEQAEMLSSYGISESGLVRIIRTGYDTLGLCSYFTAGPDEVRAWTIHKGWKAPQAAGVIHTDFERGFIRAEVISYADYMSHESEAACRSDGVLRVEGKEYVVQDGDVMHFLFNV from the coding sequence ATGTCCCTCAGCATCGGCATTGTGGGTCTGCCCAACGTGGGGAAATCCACCCTGTTCAACGCCCTGACCAAGGCTCAGAACGCGCAGGCCGCCAACTATCCTTTCTGTACCATCGAACCCAACAAGGCCACCGTGGCCGTGCCCGACGAGCGCGTGGACGCGCTTTCGGCCAAGGTCTCGCCCAAGAAGACCATCCACGCCAGCGTGGACTTCATCGACATCGCCGGTCTGGTGCGCGGCGCCAGCAAGGGCGAAGGCCTGGGCAACCAGTTCCTGGGCAACATCCGCGAATGCGCCGCCATCGTGGAAGTGGTGCGCTGCTTCGAGGATGAGAACATCACCCATGTGGACGGCAGCGTGGATCCCCTGCGCGACATCGATACCATCGAGACCGAACTTTTGCTGGCCGACCTGCAGAGCGTGGAACGCCGCCTGGAAAAGCTGCAGAAGATGGCCAAGGGCAGCAAGGACGCCAAGGCCGCCGCAGAGATCATGCAGGGCCTGCTGGAGCACCTCAATGCCGGTAACGGCGCCCGCTCCTTCGAACTGCCCGACAACGAGACCTTCCTCCAGTCCTGGCGTGAACTGGGCCTGCTGACCGCCAAGCCCGTCATCTACTGCGCCAACGTGGACGAAGCCGCCGTGGCCGACGGCAACGACTTTGTGGCCCGCGTGCAGCAGCTGGCCGAAGAACGCCATTCCGGTTTCGCCTGCATCTGCGCCAAGCTGGAAGAAGAGCTGCAGGGCCTTTCCGCCGAGGAACAGGCCGAGATGCTCTCCTCCTACGGCATCTCGGAAAGCGGCCTGGTGCGCATCATCCGTACCGGCTACGATACGCTGGGCCTGTGCAGCTACTTCACCGCCGGTCCCGACGAAGTGCGCGCCTGGACCATCCACAAGGGCTGGAAGGCTCCCCAGGCTGCCGGTGTCATCCACACCGACTTCGAACGCGGCTTCATCCGCGCCGAAGTCATCTCCTACGCCGACTACATGAGCCACGAAAGCGAAGCCGCCTGCCGCTCCGACGGCGTGCTGCGCGTGGAAGGCAAGGAATACGTGGTGCAGGACGGCGACGTCATGCACTTCCTGTTCAACGTCTAG
- a CDS encoding DMT family transporter has product MHWLLLLLAIGSEIVATSALKETQGFTRLLPSLLCIGGYALAFYLLSVVVKYVPVGIAYALWSGIGVVIVSLVGWFFFHQKLDLPAMIGLGLIVAGVAVMHLFSKSMEL; this is encoded by the coding sequence ATGCACTGGTTGTTGCTCCTGCTGGCCATCGGCTCGGAGATCGTGGCCACCTCGGCGTTGAAGGAAACACAGGGATTCACCCGTTTGTTGCCGTCGCTGCTCTGTATCGGCGGCTATGCCCTGGCGTTCTACCTGCTCTCGGTGGTGGTCAAATATGTACCCGTGGGCATAGCCTATGCCTTGTGGTCAGGCATAGGGGTGGTCATCGTTTCCCTGGTGGGCTGGTTCTTCTTCCACCAAAAACTGGACCTGCCGGCCATGATCGGGCTGGGCCTCATCGTTGCCGGAGTGGCGGTCATGCATCTTTTTTCCAAAAGCATGGAATTGTGA
- the ispG gene encoding flavodoxin-dependent (E)-4-hydroxy-3-methylbut-2-enyl-diphosphate synthase, with protein sequence MQEKRISRGIRLGKLAIGGGAPVMVQSMTNTDTRDVEATLAQIDRLVRRGCEVVRVAVPDMTAAKALRALRDGSPVPLIADIHFDYRLALAALEAGLEGLRINPGNIGPREHVDRVVDAAKANGAVIRVGVNSGSVEKHLLQKYGGPCVEAMVESALSHVRMLEDRGFYDTKISLKSSSVLDTIAAYRLLAKSCDYPLHIGVTEAGGLMRGTVKSAVGLGILLHEGIGDTLRVSLTADPAEEVTVAWEILRALGLRRRGPEIISCPTCGRTEIDLFGLARAVEDALAESTADIKVAVMGCVVNGPGEAREADLGVAGGRDKGIIFRKGEVIRSVKGQDALLAAFMEELQRLLKEKETH encoded by the coding sequence ATGCAGGAAAAACGTATCAGCCGGGGTATCAGGCTGGGTAAGCTGGCCATCGGCGGCGGCGCGCCGGTGATGGTGCAGAGCATGACCAATACCGATACCCGTGACGTGGAAGCCACGCTGGCCCAGATCGACCGCCTTGTGCGCCGCGGTTGCGAAGTGGTGCGCGTGGCCGTGCCCGACATGACGGCGGCCAAGGCCTTGCGGGCCCTGCGTGACGGTTCGCCCGTGCCCCTCATCGCGGACATCCATTTCGACTACCGTCTGGCGCTGGCTGCCCTGGAAGCCGGACTGGAGGGGCTGCGCATCAATCCCGGCAACATCGGGCCCCGCGAGCATGTGGATCGCGTGGTGGATGCCGCCAAGGCCAACGGCGCTGTCATCCGGGTGGGCGTCAATTCCGGTTCCGTGGAAAAGCATCTGCTGCAGAAGTACGGCGGCCCCTGCGTTGAGGCCATGGTGGAGAGCGCGCTCAGCCATGTGCGCATGCTGGAGGACCGGGGCTTCTACGATACCAAGATCTCCCTCAAGTCCTCTTCGGTGCTCGATACCATTGCGGCCTACCGCCTGCTGGCCAAATCCTGCGACTATCCGCTGCACATCGGCGTCACCGAGGCGGGCGGGCTCATGCGCGGCACGGTCAAGTCCGCTGTGGGCCTGGGTATTTTGCTGCACGAGGGCATCGGCGACACCCTGCGCGTCTCGCTCACGGCCGATCCTGCCGAGGAAGTGACCGTGGCCTGGGAGATCCTGCGGGCCTTAGGGCTGCGCCGTCGCGGGCCGGAGATCATCTCCTGTCCCACCTGCGGGCGCACGGAGATTGACCTCTTCGGTCTGGCGCGTGCCGTAGAGGATGCGCTGGCCGAATCCACGGCGGACATCAAGGTCGCGGTCATGGGCTGTGTGGTCAACGGTCCCGGTGAGGCCCGCGAGGCCGATCTGGGCGTGGCCGGCGGCCGCGACAAAGGCATCATTTTCCGCAAGGGGGAAGTCATCCGTTCCGTCAAGGGACAGGACGCCCTGCTCGCGGCTTTTATGGAAGAACTTCAACGACTGCTTAAAGAAAAGGAAACTCACTGA